The following coding sequences are from one Streptomyces sp. V3I7 window:
- a CDS encoding pentapeptide repeat-containing protein encodes MPEHIAGTSDLRGDCSRCFGLCCVALPFAASADFAFDKSAGKPCVNLRGDHRCGIHAELRPKGFTGCTVYDCFGAGQKVSQITFGGRDWRTGSKADARRMFEVFPVVRQLHELLRYMAEALTLPAVRPLRGELRALREETERLTRLAPEELATLDVAAHREDVSQLLLRASESARAGVRGKRKDRRGADLLGARLKGADLRGISLRGACLIAADLTGADLRGADLIGADLRDADLTDADLTGAFFLTQPQVDAARGSAGTRLPGSVTRPVHWAAGR; translated from the coding sequence ATGCCTGAACACATAGCCGGGACGTCGGATCTGCGAGGTGACTGCTCGCGCTGCTTCGGGCTGTGCTGCGTCGCACTGCCCTTCGCGGCCTCGGCGGACTTCGCGTTCGACAAGTCGGCTGGGAAACCCTGCGTGAACCTCCGGGGCGACCACCGGTGCGGAATCCACGCCGAGTTGAGGCCCAAGGGGTTCACCGGGTGCACGGTGTACGACTGCTTCGGCGCCGGACAGAAGGTCTCGCAGATCACCTTCGGCGGGCGGGACTGGCGTACCGGCTCCAAGGCGGACGCCCGCCGGATGTTCGAGGTCTTCCCCGTCGTACGCCAACTGCACGAGTTGCTGCGGTACATGGCCGAGGCGCTGACGCTGCCCGCGGTGCGGCCCCTGCGGGGCGAGTTGCGGGCGCTGCGGGAGGAGACGGAGCGGCTGACCCGGCTGGCTCCCGAGGAGCTGGCCACGCTGGACGTGGCGGCGCACCGCGAGGACGTGAGCCAACTGCTGCTGCGGGCCAGCGAGTCGGCACGCGCCGGTGTACGCGGCAAGCGGAAGGACCGGCGGGGCGCCGACCTGCTCGGCGCCCGGCTCAAGGGGGCCGACCTGCGGGGGATCAGTCTGCGCGGCGCCTGTCTCATCGCCGCCGATCTGACCGGGGCCGACCTGCGGGGCGCGGATCTGATCGGCGCCGACCTGCGCGACGCCGATCTCACCGACGCCGACCTGACCGGCGCCTTCTTCCTGACCCAGCCGCAGGTCGACGCGGCGCGGGGGAGTGCCGGTACGCGGCTGCCGGGGTCAGTCACCCGTCCCGTGCACTGGGCAGCCGGGCGCTGA
- the sigJ gene encoding RNA polymerase sigma factor SigJ, with protein MTDSDTLAARFEEHRGHMRAVAYRMLGSLAEADDAVQEAWLRLSRSDADAIENLGGWLTTVVGRVCLDMLRARTARREDPMDDTFIPDPVIRPLSQVDPEQEVLQADSVGLALLVVLETLEPAERLAFVLHDMFAVPFDDIAPIVERTSAATRQLASRARRRVQGATPSAEPDLGRQREVLEAFFAASRGGDFEALVSLLHPDVVQRVDAGALAKGAAASKLVRGARPVAEQAFMYRQYARFARLVLVNGTVGAITAPEGQPLSVMAVTVADGLITGMYILADPERLARLAPPSLED; from the coding sequence ATGACCGACAGCGACACCCTCGCCGCCCGCTTCGAGGAGCATCGCGGACACATGCGCGCGGTGGCGTACCGGATGCTCGGCTCGCTCGCCGAGGCGGACGACGCCGTCCAGGAGGCCTGGCTGAGGCTCAGCCGCAGCGACGCGGACGCCATCGAGAACCTCGGCGGCTGGCTGACCACGGTGGTCGGGCGGGTCTGCCTGGACATGCTGCGGGCGCGCACGGCGCGGCGCGAGGACCCGATGGACGACACGTTCATCCCGGACCCGGTGATCCGCCCGCTGTCCCAGGTCGACCCCGAACAGGAGGTCCTCCAGGCCGACTCGGTCGGGCTCGCCCTGCTCGTCGTCCTGGAGACGCTGGAGCCTGCCGAACGGCTGGCGTTCGTGCTGCACGACATGTTCGCGGTGCCCTTCGACGACATCGCGCCGATCGTCGAGCGGACGTCCGCGGCCACCCGCCAACTGGCCAGCCGGGCCCGCCGCCGGGTCCAGGGCGCCACCCCGTCGGCCGAACCCGACCTCGGCCGCCAGCGCGAGGTCCTCGAAGCCTTCTTCGCCGCCTCCCGCGGCGGCGACTTCGAGGCGCTGGTCTCCCTGCTCCACCCGGACGTGGTGCAACGCGTCGACGCGGGCGCGCTCGCCAAGGGCGCCGCCGCCTCCAAGCTGGTGCGGGGCGCTCGGCCGGTCGCCGAACAGGCCTTCATGTACCGGCAGTACGCCCGTTTCGCCCGCCTGGTGCTGGTCAACGGCACCGTCGGCGCGATCACCGCCCCCGAGGGGCAGCCCCTGTCGGTCATGGCGGTCACCGTCGCCGACGGTCTGATCACCGGGATGTACATCCTGGCGGACCCGGAGCGGCTCGCCCGTCTCGCTCCGCCCTCGCTGGAGGACTGA
- a CDS encoding PIG-L deacetylase family protein, giving the protein MTVPTPAPPLQPMPGDWRRALAVVAHPDDLEYGCSAAVAGWTDAGREVAYVLATRGEAGIDGLEPERCGPLREREQRASAAAVGVGVVEFLGHRDGVVEYGTGLRRDIAAAIRRHRPELVVTLNHRDTWDGGAWNTPDHVAVGRATLDAAADAGNRWIFPELAAQGLQPWNGVRWVAVAGSSTPTHAVDATPGLERAVRSLLEHRTYLRALTDEDLETYVRNFLTTTAAAAGERFGVRLAVAFELFGR; this is encoded by the coding sequence ATGACCGTGCCGACCCCCGCCCCGCCGCTCCAGCCCATGCCCGGTGACTGGCGGCGGGCGCTGGCCGTGGTGGCTCATCCGGATGATCTCGAGTACGGCTGCTCGGCCGCGGTGGCCGGGTGGACCGATGCCGGACGGGAGGTGGCGTACGTCCTCGCTACGCGTGGGGAGGCGGGGATCGACGGGCTGGAGCCCGAGCGGTGCGGGCCGCTGCGTGAGCGGGAGCAGCGGGCGAGTGCGGCGGCCGTGGGGGTCGGGGTCGTGGAGTTCCTCGGGCACCGGGACGGGGTCGTCGAGTACGGCACCGGGCTGCGCCGCGACATCGCCGCCGCGATCCGCCGCCACCGGCCCGAACTCGTCGTCACCCTCAACCACCGGGACACGTGGGACGGTGGCGCCTGGAACACCCCCGACCATGTCGCCGTGGGCCGCGCCACCCTGGACGCCGCCGCCGACGCCGGGAACCGCTGGATCTTCCCCGAACTCGCCGCCCAGGGGCTTCAGCCGTGGAACGGGGTGCGCTGGGTCGCCGTGGCCGGCTCGTCCACCCCGACCCACGCGGTGGACGCGACGCCCGGCCTGGAGAGGGCGGTGCGCTCCCTCCTGGAACACCGCACGTACCTGCGGGCGTTGACGGACGAGGACCTTGAGACGTACGTACGGAACTTCCTCACCACGACCGCCGCGGCCGCCGGTGAACGCTTCGGCGTCAGGCTCGCGGTCGCCTTCGAACTCTTCGGCAGATAG